The genome window TTCAGAACCATGATAGAGAATGCAGTAAGGAAACCTGACCAGGGACAGGGTGGTCGCCCGGCTTTCGACTCAATACTGATGTTTAAGATTTTGATTTTGCAGAGAATTTATAATCTCTCAGATGAGAAAATGGAATTTGAAATCCTTGACAGAACAACATTTAAGGTTTTCTTAGATCTGGAGCTGGAAGATACGGTTCCGGATCAAAAGACCATTTGGCTGTTTCGTGAACAAATCACCCAATCCGGAATAGCTGATAAATTATTCAATAAATTTGCCGGAATACTTTCAAGTGAAGGTATGATTGTCAAAGAGGGAGTTCTTGTTGACGCAACTCTGATTGAAGTACCCAAACAGAGGAATACAAAAAAGGAAAATGATCAACTAAAAGAAGGTAAAATACCCGCTCCGTGGAAGAAAAACCCCAATATGCTGAGCCAGAAAGATACTGATGCCCGTTGGGTAACCAAAGGCGGTAAAGCATTTTACGGATATAAGAATAATGTCAAAGTCTGCAAGAAAACAAAACTGATTCTAAATTTTGAGGTTGATAGCGCCAATGAACACGATAGTTAATTTGTTAAAAAATTGGTTGGTACCGATGACAAAGGGCAATGTCTCTATGCAGATGGTGGCTATGATGGTATGGCTATCCGTGAAATGTTGACACGTAAAGGAATAATTCCCATGATTAAAGATGCTGCAAGAAAGAATAAATTTCTCACGCCTAAACAAGAAAAGAGAAACAAACGAATCTCAAAAGTACGGGCAAGAGTGGAACATGTCTTTGCGAGCATAAAACAGCGGACCAATGGATTAGTACTCCGATGCATTGGCTTAGTCAGAGCCAAAGCCATGATTGCCTTTCAAAATCTGACCTACAATATGGAGAGGTATGCTTTCCTGGTCAAATGACCGGAGAAACAGGGGTAAAAAATTGATCGGAACATAAACCCGATCAAAAAAGTTGCGTATAAAAGCAGAACAACTAACTTTTTTAACTAAATTTTCGTAAAATCATATATATTGATGGGAAACAAGCTGGAATATATAGTTTTTAGAGGTGCCCTCTAGAATAAGCAGGTTATTTTGCTATTGCAGTTTTGTAAAAACCCTGATTTTGATCTTAATTAAGGATTTTTAACTCTGAGAAATTTTCGATTGAATATTCGTTCAGACCGGGCCGTTTATTCTCTGATTTTTTTCTTTGTCGCTGTCTTCTCTTCATGGACAGTATTGGAAAGATTTACGGGATATTACGGAATAAGTCTGTATGCTGTCATTTCAGGTCTTCTTATTGGTTTTATTCCTCAATATTGGCAAACAATCCAAAAGATTAAACCCAGACTTGTTACTTTAGTTCCATTTTTTGTGATCATAATACTGTCCTGTCTATTTCTCATTTTGAACCCGATCGCAAATAACAAAGACTATTTTGGCGGCAGCGATAGTGATGATGCGTTAAATCAGGCGGCAACGGCACTTCTTGAGGGGAAATATCCCTATAACGAACTTACTTATCTCGGAAATGCAATTACTCCAATGCCCGGTGCTGTACTTATTGCTGTTCCATTTGTTGCTGTCTTTGGAAATTCTGGTACTCAGAATCTGTTCTGGATCAGCGTATTTCTACTTTTCCTTTTCTTTCATTTCAACAAGAAGCATCAGGCATCTGCATTAGGGGGATTATTGCTTCTGTCGCTTCCGCTGATACTCTATCAATTGGCAATTGGCTCTGATCATCTTGCAAATGCAATTTATGTACTGCTGGCCTTTATTATGCTTGATAAATATTTGGGTAAAAATCAGTCCTTACTGTATGTAGTTGCATTATTAAATGTGGGGATTGCTCTTTCTTCCAGAGTAAACTTCACACTTTTATTTCCGTTATTCTTTTTTTATGGGGGATACAAGTACGGATGGAGAAGGTCACTATTCACCACAGGTATGAGCTTATTAGTATTTATTATTGTCACTCTGCCTTTTTATTTATATAACCCTGATGGATTTGCTCCACTGCATACCCGTTATAAACTTGACCGGTTTAATAACGTATTGCCTAATGCTCAGTTGATTGTGCCTGCCGTCAGTCTGCTTACAGGTATTCTTGTTATTGTTTTGAAGAGAAAAATGATACTTTTAAATGATTTTCTACTTAGTTCAGCAATTGTACTTTTTATTCCAGTATTATCCGGTGTGATCTTAAGAAGCCTGCAGGAAAGTCACCCCTCATTGGGATATAGTTCTTACAGTACTTTTTTTATACCATTTGTTATCGTTTTGTTTCTGACTAAGTTTTTAGGAAGAGATGCTGAATATCAATCACGCCATACCCTATGATAACAAAAAGCCCGTCCATTTCTGAACGGGCTTTTTTGTTGGAAGCAAGTACACTGCAGGAAAATTACTTCATCAGAAGCATTTTTCTGACGAGCTGTTTTTTGCCGAAATTAAGCCGGGCGAAGTAAACACCGCTTGCATAACGGGATGCATTAAACTGCACTTTGTGAAGTTCACCTGCCTTCAGTTCTTTTCTGAGAAGCGTTTCAACCTGTTCCCCTAGAGCATTGTAAATACGCAGCTCAGTCAGCCCGTCCTTGGGAATGGTAAACTCCAGCGTGGTCTCCGGATTGAACGGATTTGGATAGTTTTGGTTCATCGAAAAAATCAGCGGAACTCCAAAAATCTCTGCCTCAACAGCAGAAGAATAATTTATACTCCCATCTGTATCAATTTGCTTGAGTCGGTAGCGGTATTTACCCTTCTCAAGGTTTTTATCACTATAAGTATACTTTTGAGGACTATTGCTATTGCCAAAACCAGGAATGAAGGTAACAGACTGCCAATGAGCAGGATTGAATTCACCGGTAGTGCTGTTAGCTTTATTTCGCTGTACCTCAAATCCGTAATTGTTTACCTCTGTTACTGTGGTCCAAATCAGATCAACATTGTTGCTTTTTACTTTTGCGTTGAAGAGGTCTAATTCGACTGGCAGCGGAGCATCCCCCGGCAGAGCATCGGTAAACTCAGAAAAATGATTAAGCCCGCGAACGGTTATATACGGATAACTATGCGTTAGAGATACTCCCGGAATTGAATCGGCTATGGTCCATGCTTCAGTAGAATCCTGTCTGATCAGAATTGTTCGGTAAGGAAACTGAAAATCATCCGGCAGATTTGAAAGATCAAATGTCAGACTATATTGGAAACCGCCACCGGCCAGAGGTGACCCCTTCTCGAAAGCGCCGTCAGTCGTAATTCTCCAGTATTTATTTCCGTAACTCTGAATAGATTCCGGAATAAGACTTGGATAAAGCAGATTATGCAGAGACGCTTCAAGCTGAGTGGGACCATCGGTATGGTTCTCTTCAATATTCAGTGTTGCGCCGGTTTCACCAAGGATGAAGGTGCCGGTCTGGGCTTCTGCTACCAGGGGTTTATCGCTCAGATCCTCAAGGGCCGGTATTAATCTACCTAAAGGCCCATGTATTGTATCCTCACCTGATATTGCAACCTGGCGGTAGTAATATACCCTTCCGACCTCAAGATCGGGAAGTTCGTGTCGTACGGTAACCAATCCCTGGCCGGGTTCAATCAGTTCAGGGTTAGTTGACAGAGCCGCCGATGAATCAAGATTGGGGAATGGCGCATAGAGGAAGTATGTGATACCGGGGGCATCATCCCCAGACTGAACTGTGGCAGTGGCAGTCATGGTTAAAACTTCATTAGTCAAATCATTTAATATGTCAGATGGTCTGAAATCCATTCCTGCTGCCACAGATTTCATTCTTCCTTCTTCCACAAGTCTGGATGCTTTTAAGTGCCCGGGATTATCATAACTCAGCGTAATTCCTGATTTTCCT of Ignavibacteriales bacterium contains these proteins:
- a CDS encoding transposase encodes the protein MVGTDDKGQCLYADGGYDGMAIREMLTRKGIIPMIKDAARKNKFLTPKQEKRNKRISKVRARVEHVFASIKQRTNGLVLRCIGLVRAKAMIAFQNLTYNMERYAFLVK
- a CDS encoding IS5 family transposase, with the protein product MARKQSPGLFDEQNLRESLNKPSFILVKLKKSIPWDSFRTMIENAVRKPDQGQGGRPAFDSILMFKILILQRIYNLSDEKMEFEILDRTTFKVFLDLELEDTVPDQKTIWLFREQITQSGIADKLFNKFAGILSSEGMIVKEGVLVDATLIEVPKQRNTKKENDQLKEGKIPAPWKKNPNMLSQKDTDARWVTKGGKAFYGYKNNVKVCKKTKLILNFEVDSANEHDS